Proteins encoded together in one Bosea sp. (in: a-proteobacteria) window:
- a CDS encoding EamA family transporter, whose product MTSRTATLIGFCAILLWSTLALFAAMSGRVPPFQLVAMTFVIGGLLILAITAVRGRLSRIRPTPASFALGLYGPFGDTALYYAAVKTAPPAEANLIHYLWPLLIVLFAALLPGGGLKARHLIGALIGLAATGLLVSGNLGTGGGLSLGHGLAALGAFVWASYSVISRRFAEVPSESLSLTMLGCAVPALACHLAFESTLWSLTATEWAGVLGLGLGSTGLAFIVWDIGMKQGDVALLGVASYAAPVLSTLILVLFGYAPASWLLAASCALIVAGALVASGGGRKG is encoded by the coding sequence ATGACCTCCCGCACCGCGACCCTCATCGGCTTCTGCGCCATCCTGCTCTGGTCGACGCTCGCGCTGTTTGCGGCGATGTCGGGCCGGGTTCCGCCCTTCCAGCTCGTCGCCATGACCTTCGTCATCGGCGGGCTCCTGATCCTGGCGATCACGGCGGTGCGCGGGCGGCTCTCCCGCATCCGCCCGACGCCGGCCTCCTTCGCGCTGGGCCTCTACGGCCCGTTCGGCGATACCGCCCTCTACTACGCCGCGGTGAAGACGGCCCCGCCCGCCGAGGCGAACCTGATCCATTATCTCTGGCCGCTGCTGATCGTGCTCTTCGCCGCGCTGCTGCCGGGCGGCGGCCTCAAGGCCCGCCACCTGATCGGCGCGCTGATCGGCCTTGCGGCGACGGGCCTCCTGGTCTCGGGCAACCTCGGGACCGGCGGCGGGCTTTCGCTCGGGCATGGGCTGGCGGCGCTCGGCGCCTTCGTGTGGGCGAGCTATTCGGTGATCTCGCGCCGCTTCGCCGAGGTCCCTTCCGAAAGCCTGAGCCTGACCATGCTGGGCTGCGCCGTCCCTGCGCTCGCCTGTCACCTCGCCTTCGAGAGCACGCTCTGGTCGCTGACCGCGACCGAATGGGCGGGCGTGCTCGGCCTCGGCCTCGGCTCGACCGGGCTTGCCTTCATCGTCTGGGATATCGGCATGAAACAGGGCGACGTCGCCCTGCTCGGCGTCGCCTCCTATGCCGCGCCGGTGCTCTCGACGCTGATCCTGGTGCTGTTCGGCTACGCCCCGGCGAGCTGGCTGCTCGCCGCCTCCTGCGCCTTGATCGTGGCCGGGGCGCTGGTCGCGAGCGGCGGCGGCCGCAAGGGCTGA
- a CDS encoding MFS transporter, with product MTSLPLQSAASRPLMPVLAALSLAHLLNDLVQSMIPALYPLFKENYQLDFVQIGLITLAFQVTSSLLQPLLGFLTDRRPWAYAMVAGMCATLAGLLMLSFADSYGVVLFAAGLIGLGSAVFHPEATRMARHAAAGRQGLAQGVFQVGGHMGYSIGPLLAAAVVMPRGQESLSWFSGVVLVAMLVMGWLGARYTALRRDQKASRDHVEEVARHGLPRSRIVLAMAVLIVLLISKNGYTAAFTSYYTFYLITRFGVEIQLSQVMLFIYLVVGAVGVIVGGMIGDRIGRDRVIWLSILGSLPFALMLPHADLFWTGVLSIAVSFIMSSAFSAILIYAIDLVPHRIGLVGGLFYGLAFGLGGVAAAAIGLLADQIGIIQVFKICAWLPALGLLAFLLPKSRQQGR from the coding sequence ATGACCTCCCTTCCGCTGCAATCGGCCGCGAGCCGCCCGCTGATGCCGGTCCTGGCGGCGCTCAGCCTCGCCCATCTGCTGAACGATCTCGTCCAGTCGATGATCCCGGCGCTCTATCCGTTGTTCAAGGAGAACTATCAGCTCGATTTCGTGCAGATCGGCCTGATCACGCTCGCCTTCCAGGTGACGTCGTCGCTGCTGCAGCCCCTGCTCGGCTTCCTCACCGACCGCAGGCCATGGGCCTACGCCATGGTCGCCGGCATGTGCGCGACGCTGGCCGGGCTGCTGATGCTCTCCTTCGCCGATAGCTATGGCGTGGTCCTGTTCGCCGCGGGGCTGATCGGGCTCGGCTCGGCGGTGTTCCATCCCGAAGCGACGCGGATGGCGCGCCATGCCGCCGCCGGCCGGCAGGGGCTGGCGCAGGGCGTGTTCCAGGTCGGCGGCCATATGGGCTATTCCATCGGGCCGCTGCTGGCGGCTGCGGTGGTGATGCCGCGCGGGCAGGAGAGCCTGTCCTGGTTCTCCGGCGTGGTGCTTGTGGCGATGCTGGTGATGGGCTGGCTCGGTGCGCGCTATACGGCGCTGCGGCGCGACCAGAAGGCGTCCCGCGACCATGTCGAGGAGGTGGCGCGCCATGGCCTGCCGCGTAGCCGCATCGTGCTGGCGATGGCCGTGCTGATCGTGCTGCTGATCTCGAAGAACGGCTATACCGCCGCCTTCACCTCCTATTACACCTTCTATCTGATCACGCGCTTCGGCGTCGAGATCCAGCTCTCACAGGTCATGCTGTTCATCTATCTCGTCGTCGGCGCCGTCGGGGTGATCGTCGGCGGCATGATCGGCGACCGGATCGGCCGCGACCGGGTGATCTGGCTGTCGATCCTCGGCTCGCTGCCCTTCGCGCTGATGCTGCCCCATGCCGACCTGTTCTGGACCGGCGTGCTCAGCATCGCCGTCAGCTTCATCATGTCGAGCGCCTTCTCGGCGATCCTGATCTATGCGATCGATCTCGTGCCGCACCGGATCGGGCTCGTCGGCGGGTTGTTCTACGGGCTGGCCTTCGGGCTCGGCGGCGTCGCGGCGGCGGCCATCGGCCTGCTCGCCGACCAGATCGGCATCATCCAGGTCTTCAAGATCTGCGCCTGGCTGCCGGCGCTCGGCCTGCTGGCCTTCCTGCTGCCGAAGAGCAGGCAGCAGGGCAGATAA
- the phbB gene encoding acetoacetyl-CoA reductase produces MAKVALVTGGSRGIGAAISKGLKAAGYTVAASYAGNDEAAGKFTAETGIKTYKWDVSDYDSCVAGIAKVEADLGPVDVLVNNAGITRDGMFHKMTRDQWSAVINTNLNSLFNMTRPVWEGMRARKFGRVICISSINGQKGQMGQVNYSAAKAGDIGFVKALAQEGARAGITVNAICPGYIATEMVKAIDPAVIEKSILPHIPVGRLGEPEEIARAVVFLASDDAGFITGSTLSANGGQYMA; encoded by the coding sequence ATGGCGAAGGTGGCACTGGTTACAGGCGGCTCGCGCGGCATCGGCGCCGCGATCTCGAAAGGCTTGAAGGCGGCCGGCTACACTGTGGCGGCGAGCTATGCCGGCAATGACGAGGCGGCGGGGAAGTTCACCGCCGAGACCGGGATCAAGACCTATAAATGGGACGTCTCGGACTATGATTCCTGCGTCGCCGGCATCGCCAAGGTCGAAGCCGATCTCGGGCCGGTCGACGTGCTCGTCAACAATGCCGGCATCACCCGCGACGGCATGTTCCACAAGATGACCAGGGACCAGTGGAGCGCGGTCATCAACACCAACCTGAACTCGCTGTTCAACATGACCCGCCCGGTCTGGGAGGGCATGCGCGCGCGCAAATTCGGCCGCGTCATCTGCATCTCCTCGATCAACGGCCAGAAGGGCCAGATGGGCCAGGTCAACTACTCCGCCGCCAAGGCCGGCGACATCGGCTTCGTCAAGGCGCTGGCGCAGGAGGGCGCGCGCGCCGGCATCACGGTCAACGCGATCTGCCCCGGCTACATCGCGACCGAGATGGTCAAGGCGATCGACCCGGCCGTGATCGAGAAGTCGATCCTGCCGCATATCCCGGTCGGGCGCCTCGGCGAGCCTGAGGAGATCGCGCGCGCGGTCGTGTTCCTGGCGAGCGACGATGCCGGCTTCATCACCGGCTCGACCCTCTCGGCCAATGGCGGCCAGTACATGGCCTGA
- a CDS encoding acetyl-CoA C-acetyltransferase, translating into MADSDIVIVAAARTAVGAFSGAFANTPAHELGAVAIKEALRRAKVEAAEVDEVVLGQVLAAGQGQNPARQAAMAAGIPQEKTAWGLNQLCGSGLRSVAIGLQQIANGDANVIVAGGMESMSLAPHAAYMRSGTKMGDIKFTDTMIKDGLWDAFHGYHMGTTAENVATKYQISREEQDRFAVASQNKAEAAQKAGRLSDEIAPVTVKTRKGDIVVDSDEYPRHGATLEAMAKLKPAFSKDGTVTAGNASGINDGAAALVVMSAKEAARRGLTPLARIASWATAGVDPAIMGTGPIPSTRKALEKAGWKIGDLDLVEANEAFAAQAIAVNKDLGWNPDIVNVNGGAIAIGHPIGASGARVLVTLLHEMAKRDAKKGLATLCIGGGMGVALAVER; encoded by the coding sequence ATGGCAGATTCGGATATCGTGATCGTCGCTGCGGCCCGCACGGCGGTCGGCGCCTTCAGCGGCGCTTTTGCCAACACTCCCGCCCATGAGCTCGGAGCGGTCGCGATCAAGGAGGCGCTGCGGCGCGCCAAGGTCGAGGCCGCCGAGGTCGACGAGGTCGTGCTCGGCCAGGTGCTCGCCGCCGGCCAGGGCCAGAACCCGGCCCGCCAGGCGGCGATGGCAGCCGGCATCCCGCAGGAGAAGACCGCCTGGGGCCTCAACCAGCTCTGCGGCTCGGGCCTGCGCAGCGTCGCCATCGGCCTGCAGCAGATCGCCAACGGCGATGCCAACGTCATCGTCGCCGGCGGCATGGAATCGATGTCGCTCGCCCCGCACGCCGCCTATATGCGCTCGGGCACCAAGATGGGCGACATCAAGTTCACCGACACCATGATCAAGGACGGCCTCTGGGACGCCTTCCACGGCTATCATATGGGCACGACCGCCGAGAACGTCGCGACCAAGTACCAGATCAGCCGCGAGGAGCAGGACCGCTTCGCCGTCGCCTCGCAGAACAAGGCCGAGGCCGCACAGAAGGCCGGCAGGCTCAGCGACGAGATCGCCCCGGTCACCGTCAAGACCCGCAAGGGCGACATCGTCGTCGACAGCGACGAATACCCGCGTCACGGCGCGACGCTGGAAGCGATGGCCAAGCTCAAACCGGCCTTCTCGAAGGACGGCACGGTGACCGCCGGCAACGCCTCGGGCATCAATGACGGCGCCGCCGCGCTCGTCGTGATGAGCGCGAAGGAAGCGGCCCGCCGCGGCTTGACTCCGCTTGCCCGCATCGCCTCCTGGGCGACGGCCGGCGTCGACCCGGCGATCATGGGCACCGGCCCGATCCCCTCGACCCGCAAGGCGCTGGAGAAGGCCGGCTGGAAGATCGGCGACCTCGATCTCGTCGAGGCCAACGAGGCTTTCGCGGCACAGGCGATCGCGGTCAACAAGGACCTCGGCTGGAACCCGGACATCGTCAACGTCAATGGCGGGGCGATCGCGATCGGCCATCCGATCGGCGCCTCCGGCGCGCGCGTGCTGGTGACGCTGCTGCACGAGATGGCCAAGCGCGACGCCAAGAAGGGCCTCGCCACGCTCTGCATCGGCGGCGGCATGGGCGTTGCCCTGGCCGTGGAGCGCTGA
- the phaR gene encoding polyhydroxyalkanoate synthesis repressor PhaR: MASDKEPTVIKKYANRRLYHTGTSSYVTLEDLAGLVRAGEDFVVYDAKSGEDITRSVLAQIIFDEEAKDGQNLLPIAFLRQLIRFYGDSMQALVPRYLEFSMENFTQEQSKFREQMAKAFGGTTFGGNAMDAIQAQTRANMQMFTEAFRLFNPFTAAAQARQDASAGAKPAAEAGGGELGDLKRELNEMRERLDKLSRSR, from the coding sequence ATGGCCAGCGACAAAGAACCGACCGTCATCAAGAAATACGCCAACCGGCGTCTCTACCATACGGGCACCAGTTCCTATGTGACGCTGGAGGATCTCGCCGGGCTCGTGCGCGCGGGCGAGGATTTCGTCGTCTACGACGCCAAGTCCGGGGAAGACATCACGCGCTCGGTCCTGGCGCAGATCATCTTCGACGAGGAGGCCAAGGACGGGCAGAACCTCCTACCGATCGCGTTCCTGCGCCAGCTCATCCGCTTCTACGGCGACAGCATGCAGGCGCTGGTGCCGCGCTATCTGGAGTTCTCGATGGAGAACTTCACCCAGGAGCAGAGCAAGTTCCGCGAGCAGATGGCCAAGGCCTTCGGCGGAACGACCTTCGGCGGCAATGCGATGGACGCCATCCAGGCCCAGACGCGGGCGAACATGCAGATGTTCACCGAAGCCTTCCGGCTGTTCAACCCGTTCACCGCTGCGGCGCAGGCCCGGCAGGACGCCTCCGCCGGCGCCAAGCCCGCGGCGGAGGCGGGAGGCGGCGAACTCGGCGATCTCAAGCGCGAGCTCAACGAGATGCGCGAGCGCCTGGACAAGCTGTCGCGCTCGCGCTGA
- a CDS encoding EAL domain-containing protein — protein MPSPSTFSLQNGNPVDPRSVLSSIGEVVYGWDIRADTLSWGPNAGEVLGPLPEQAMTRGLAFAGLVEPGSGPSRYDAIFCASEHDTGEGVIYRTRYAIDLAGRKMWAEDTGRWFAGSDGYPASARGVLRLERAARPDELEQFGNELCDRPALIERIGAALQEHLPAERPVVVLVAAIDELARLNDDFGHEATDEIIATVHERLRSVTRRRDHLVRYAGNSFAILLVGCPPDQIEQASRRFIKIVAQAAIETSHGIALVRLRVGAASAPELGSHGGTLLAAAESALASARTGASDAAIMARPQPRHDPVAEQPSFDVQAISALNERRVRLALQPIVRTASRQIAFHEALLRVGQGDSGLYFASAELIPMLERRGLVRLFDQRVLELAIGLLGADPDITLSINVSPRSLHDPEWFDAFIACTGAAEGKAARLIVEVTETATIEDPGRIAKLLGRIKERGARIAIDDFGAGHTSLKHLRAFPIDILKIDGAFTQNLRRSTDDRFYVRTLVELAGHLGVETVAEWVDDEMQASMLRDWGVTYLQGHLVGRAELAEPSQLTPRRSAVG, from the coding sequence ATGCCCTCCCCGTCGACCTTCAGCCTCCAGAACGGCAATCCGGTGGATCCCCGCAGCGTCCTGTCCTCGATCGGGGAGGTGGTCTATGGCTGGGATATCCGCGCCGACACGCTGAGCTGGGGGCCGAACGCCGGCGAGGTCCTCGGCCCGCTTCCCGAGCAGGCGATGACGCGCGGCCTCGCCTTCGCCGGGCTGGTCGAGCCCGGCAGCGGGCCGAGCCGCTACGACGCGATCTTCTGCGCGAGCGAGCACGATACCGGTGAAGGCGTGATCTACCGCACCCGCTACGCCATCGATCTCGCCGGCCGCAAGATGTGGGCGGAGGACACCGGCCGCTGGTTCGCCGGCAGCGACGGCTATCCCGCGAGCGCGCGCGGGGTGCTCAGGCTCGAGCGCGCCGCACGGCCCGACGAGCTCGAGCAGTTCGGCAACGAGCTCTGCGACCGCCCGGCCCTGATCGAGCGCATCGGCGCCGCCCTGCAGGAACATCTTCCGGCGGAACGGCCGGTCGTCGTCCTCGTCGCGGCCATCGACGAGCTCGCCCGCCTCAACGACGATTTCGGCCACGAGGCGACCGACGAGATCATCGCCACCGTCCACGAGCGCCTGCGCTCGGTGACGCGCCGGCGCGACCATCTCGTCCGCTATGCCGGCAACAGCTTCGCCATCCTGCTCGTCGGCTGCCCGCCGGACCAGATCGAGCAGGCATCCCGCCGCTTCATCAAGATCGTCGCGCAGGCTGCGATCGAGACCAGCCACGGCATCGCGCTCGTCAGGCTGCGCGTCGGCGCGGCGAGCGCGCCCGAGCTCGGCAGCCATGGCGGCACGCTGCTCGCCGCCGCCGAGAGCGCGCTCGCCAGCGCCCGCACCGGCGCGAGCGATGCCGCCATCATGGCCAGGCCCCAGCCGCGGCACGACCCCGTCGCCGAGCAGCCCAGCTTCGACGTGCAGGCGATCTCGGCGCTGAACGAGCGCCGCGTGCGCCTGGCGCTGCAGCCGATCGTCAGGACCGCGTCCCGCCAGATTGCCTTCCACGAGGCGCTTCTGCGCGTCGGCCAGGGCGATTCCGGCCTTTATTTCGCCTCGGCGGAGCTGATACCGATGCTGGAGCGGCGCGGCCTCGTGCGGCTGTTCGACCAGCGCGTGCTCGAACTCGCGATCGGGCTGCTCGGCGCCGATCCGGATATCACGCTCTCGATCAACGTCTCGCCGCGTTCCCTCCACGATCCTGAATGGTTCGACGCCTTCATTGCCTGCACCGGCGCCGCCGAAGGCAAGGCCGCGCGGCTGATCGTCGAGGTCACCGAAACGGCGACGATCGAGGATCCCGGCCGCATCGCGAAGCTGCTCGGACGCATCAAGGAACGGGGTGCCCGCATCGCCATCGACGATTTCGGCGCCGGCCACACCTCGCTCAAGCATCTGCGCGCCTTCCCGATCGACATCCTGAAGATCGACGGCGCCTTCACCCAGAACCTGCGCCGCTCCACCGACGACCGCTTCTATGTTCGCACGCTGGTGGAGCTCGCCGGCCATCTCGGCGTCGAGACGGTGGCCGAATGGGTCGACGACGAGATGCAGGCGAGCATGCTGCGCGACTGGGGCGTCACCTATCTGCAAGGCCATCTCGTCGGCCGCGCCGAGCTCGCCGAGCCGTCGCAGCTCACGCCGCGCCGCTCCGCGGTCGGGTAG
- the rpmF gene encoding 50S ribosomal protein L32, whose protein sequence is MAVPKRKTSPSKRGMRRSADALKQPAYVEDKNSGELRRPHHVDLKTGMYRGRQVLKVKTDA, encoded by the coding sequence ATGGCCGTTCCGAAGAGAAAGACGTCGCCGTCGAAGCGTGGCATGCGCCGCTCGGCCGACGCCCTGAAGCAGCCCGCCTATGTCGAGGACAAGAACTCCGGCGAGCTGCGCCGTCCGCATCACGTCGACCTGAAGACCGGCATGTATCGCGGCCGCCAGGTGCTGAAGGTCAAGACCGACGCCTGA
- a CDS encoding polyprenyl synthetase family protein, with protein sequence MSSPPSPARPGDLDARLAQNAEAIEALLETLLSAEPAAGELTRPARLVAAMRHGALGGGKRLRPFLTVETAGLFSVPAAQARRAGAAVELLHCYSLVHDDLPAMDDDDLRRGRPTVHKAFDEATAILAGDALLTLAFAVLAEQATHESGAVRAALVGALARASGCGGMVGGQMLDLAAEGRFEARREALPEAEIRRLQAMKTGALLAAAVEIGARLGGADAAALVALGRYGRALGATFQIADDILDVESDAGQMGKATAKDEGKGKATLVGALGLAGAKRERDRLSAEAVAALSGFGPAADVLRAAARFAAQRKS encoded by the coding sequence ATGAGTTCCCCTCCGTCTCCGGCCCGTCCCGGCGATCTCGATGCCCGGCTGGCGCAGAACGCCGAAGCGATCGAGGCGCTGCTCGAGACCCTGCTTTCGGCCGAGCCCGCCGCCGGCGAGCTTACCCGGCCGGCGCGGCTCGTCGCCGCGATGCGCCACGGCGCGCTCGGCGGCGGCAAGCGGCTGCGGCCCTTCCTGACGGTCGAGACCGCCGGCCTCTTCAGCGTTCCGGCCGCGCAGGCGCGGCGGGCGGGCGCCGCGGTCGAGCTCCTGCATTGCTATTCGCTGGTGCATGACGATCTGCCGGCGATGGACGACGACGATCTGCGCCGCGGCCGGCCGACCGTGCACAAGGCCTTCGACGAGGCGACCGCCATCCTCGCCGGCGACGCGCTCCTGACGCTCGCCTTCGCGGTGCTGGCGGAGCAGGCGACGCATGAATCCGGGGCGGTGAGGGCGGCGCTGGTCGGCGCGCTCGCGCGCGCTTCCGGCTGTGGCGGCATGGTCGGGGGCCAGATGCTCGACCTTGCCGCCGAAGGCCGATTCGAGGCACGGCGGGAGGCGCTTCCGGAGGCCGAGATCCGCCGGCTCCAGGCGATGAAGACCGGGGCGCTGCTGGCGGCGGCGGTCGAGATCGGCGCCCGGCTCGGCGGCGCCGACGCTGCGGCGCTCGTCGCGCTCGGCCGCTACGGCCGGGCGCTCGGCGCGACCTTCCAGATCGCCGACGACATCCTCGACGTCGAATCGGATGCCGGCCAGATGGGCAAGGCGACGGCCAAGGACGAGGGCAAGGGCAAGGCGACGCTGGTGGGCGCGCTCGGCCTTGCCGGCGCCAAGCGCGAGCGCGACAGGCTGAGCGCCGAGGCGGTCGCGGCGCTTTCGGGCTTCGGCCCGGCGGCGGATGTGCTCAGGGCGGCGGCGCGGTTCGCGGCGCAGCGGAAGAGCTGA
- a CDS encoding histidine kinase, with translation MADFYPILARAVAGLPDPSPEARRAIYERARTALVAQLRGLDPPLSEAEIMRERLALDEAVARIEADHDEAPAPAPAAEGPVIRTVEAPLLPIRPPAPKKPPEFAPLPAAAGQEEGEPLPEPAEPQAARPRLQPPREPRVKPGHVRSAIVGGVVAVAVAAIAATAIYVHKLRPQDTPRPNGETASQQQPQAPQPDNGGKIAERVGEPGAPPQNRPAGNQPGGAPGIPVPQPGGEIAVAQRAVLFVEVPETPQQPQTANGRVFWRLDSESAGQGRPIETIVRATVEIPDLGLSLDFTIRRNTDPALPASHIIGLRFSSTGDPATQTVKEVGVPQFKTEEGERGAPLSAINSALGDNLFVAALSNVPVEVERNVDLILNRSWIDVPVRFASGRRGIITFEKGVSGSQTLADAFGRWQ, from the coding sequence ATGGCCGACTTCTATCCGATCCTGGCGCGTGCCGTCGCCGGGCTGCCCGACCCCTCACCCGAGGCCCGGCGCGCCATCTATGAGCGGGCGCGGACGGCTCTCGTCGCGCAGCTGCGCGGCCTCGACCCGCCGCTGAGCGAGGCCGAGATCATGCGCGAGCGCCTGGCGCTCGACGAGGCCGTCGCCCGGATCGAGGCCGATCACGACGAGGCGCCCGCCCCGGCCCCGGCGGCGGAAGGCCCGGTGATCCGCACCGTCGAAGCCCCGCTGCTGCCGATTCGCCCGCCGGCGCCGAAGAAGCCGCCGGAATTCGCCCCGCTGCCCGCCGCCGCGGGGCAGGAGGAAGGCGAGCCGCTGCCCGAGCCGGCCGAGCCGCAGGCCGCCCGGCCGCGGCTCCAGCCGCCGCGCGAGCCGCGGGTGAAGCCCGGCCATGTCCGCTCGGCGATCGTCGGCGGCGTCGTGGCGGTCGCGGTCGCGGCGATCGCGGCCACCGCGATCTACGTCCACAAGCTCAGGCCGCAGGACACGCCGCGCCCGAACGGCGAAACCGCCTCGCAGCAGCAGCCTCAGGCCCCCCAGCCCGACAATGGCGGCAAGATCGCAGAGCGGGTCGGCGAGCCCGGCGCCCCGCCGCAGAACCGCCCCGCCGGCAACCAGCCCGGCGGCGCCCCCGGCATCCCGGTGCCGCAGCCCGGCGGCGAGATCGCCGTCGCCCAGCGCGCGGTACTGTTCGTCGAGGTCCCCGAGACCCCGCAGCAGCCGCAGACCGCGAACGGCCGGGTATTCTGGCGTCTCGACAGCGAGAGCGCCGGCCAGGGCCGCCCGATCGAGACCATCGTGCGGGCGACGGTGGAGATCCCGGATCTGGGCCTGAGCCTCGATTTCACCATCCGCCGCAACACCGACCCGGCCTTGCCGGCCTCGCACATCATCGGCCTGCGCTTCAGCAGCACGGGCGACCCCGCCACCCAGACGGTCAAGGAAGTCGGCGTTCCCCAGTTCAAGACCGAGGAAGGCGAGCGCGGCGCGCCCCTTTCGGCAATCAATTCGGCCCTGGGCGACAATCTCTTCGTGGCGGCGCTGTCGAATGTGCCGGTCGAGGTCGAGCGCAATGTCGACCTGATCCTCAACCGCAGCTGGATCGACGTGCCGGTGCGCTTCGCCTCCGGCCGGCGCGGCATCATCACCTTCGAGAAGGGCGTCTCCGGCAGCCAGACGCTGGCCGACGCCTTCGGCCGCTGGCAGTAG
- a CDS encoding adenylosuccinate synthase, which yields MANVVVVGAQWGDEGKGKIVDWLSSQADVVVRFQGGHNAGHTLVIDGVTYKLSLLPSGIVRPGKLSVIGNGVVVDPWHLVEEIGKLRAQGVAITPDNLRIADNATLILPLHRELDHFRETANVGMKIGTTKRGIGPAYEDKVGRRAIRVVDLKDDALLKAKIERLLAHHNALRRGLGIGEVDGGELLAQLKAIAPEVLPFAETVWALLDAERRAGRRILFEGAQGALLDVDHGTYPFVTSSNIVAGQAATGSGLGPSAVGYVLGIAKAYTTRVGEGPFPTELFDETGELIGQKGKEFGVVTGRKRRCGWFDACLVRQTVKTSGIDGIALTKLDILDGFKEIKVCVGYRLDGEVIEHLPAGQNDQARVEPVYETIEGWDGSTANARSWADLPAQAIKYVRRIEELIGATVAVLSTSPERDDTILVHNPFEG from the coding sequence ATGGCGAATGTTGTGGTGGTCGGCGCCCAGTGGGGCGACGAGGGCAAGGGCAAGATCGTCGACTGGCTCTCCAGCCAGGCCGATGTGGTCGTGCGGTTCCAGGGCGGCCACAACGCCGGCCATACGCTCGTCATCGACGGCGTCACCTACAAGCTCTCGCTTTTGCCCTCCGGCATCGTGCGGCCGGGCAAGCTCTCGGTCATCGGCAACGGCGTCGTCGTCGATCCCTGGCACCTCGTCGAGGAGATCGGCAAGCTGCGCGCGCAAGGCGTCGCGATCACGCCCGACAATCTGCGCATCGCCGACAACGCCACGCTGATCCTGCCGCTGCATCGCGAGCTCGATCATTTCCGCGAGACCGCCAATGTCGGCATGAAGATCGGCACGACCAAGCGCGGCATCGGCCCGGCCTATGAGGACAAGGTCGGCCGCCGCGCCATCCGCGTCGTCGACCTGAAGGACGACGCGCTGCTCAAGGCCAAGATCGAGCGGCTGCTCGCCCATCACAACGCCCTGCGCCGCGGCCTCGGCATCGGCGAGGTCGACGGCGGGGAGCTCCTCGCCCAGCTCAAGGCGATCGCGCCCGAGGTCCTGCCGTTCGCCGAAACGGTCTGGGCGCTGCTCGATGCCGAGCGCCGCGCGGGCAGGCGCATCCTGTTCGAGGGCGCGCAGGGCGCGCTGCTCGACGTCGACCACGGCACCTATCCCTTCGTCACCTCCTCGAACATCGTCGCCGGCCAGGCCGCGACCGGCTCCGGCTTGGGCCCCTCCGCGGTCGGCTATGTGCTCGGCATCGCCAAGGCCTACACCACCCGCGTCGGCGAAGGCCCCTTCCCGACCGAGCTCTTCGACGAGACCGGCGAGCTGATCGGCCAGAAGGGCAAGGAGTTCGGTGTCGTCACCGGGCGCAAGCGCCGCTGCGGCTGGTTCGACGCCTGCCTCGTGCGCCAGACGGTGAAGACCTCCGGCATCGACGGCATCGCGCTGACCAAGCTCGACATCCTCGACGGCTTCAAGGAGATCAAGGTCTGCGTCGGCTACCGGCTCGACGGCGAGGTGATCGAGCATCTGCCCGCCGGCCAGAACGACCAGGCCCGCGTCGAGCCGGTCTACGAGACGATCGAAGGCTGGGACGGCTCGACCGCCAATGCCCGCTCCTGGGCCGATCTGCCGGCGCAGGCAATCAAATATGTCCGCCGCATCGAGGAGCTGATCGGCGCCACCGTCGCCGTGCTCTCGACCAGCCCCGAACGCGACGACACCATCCTCGTCCATAATCCTTTCGAGGGTTGA